ttttagaattcttgttttttgttatttttaatacattttggacgattgtagttcaattgatatagaaaatactatataatataaatttttgttgtccaagatcattttgaaaattgttgttCTTTGAATGATTTTAGGACAACTAAAAACTGgacatttttctttcttttgacatttttattttataaaaatcctttaattgtcgttaaactttttaattcacatgttttcatatattttgagtgCCCATTTTGTTTTGAAGATGATCCTAGTAGTTCATATGACtctaaaaatactatataaTCGTTTTTACatggtttttcaaaaatatatttgttttcacaCGAATATTCAAAGATATATTAAAGATTCGTTCATTTTTGGTGCCTCCTTGGCACTTGTAGATGATCATAGTAGTTCATTTGACCTCTAAAATACTCTATATTCCATTTTAAGTATATTTCCAAAGTTGTATTAGAGATTTTCCCATTTGGAGTGCCCCTTTTGTACCTTTAGATTATTGTAGTAGTTCATATGACtctaaaaatactatataaTCGCTTTTACatggattttcaaaaataaatttgttttcacaCGAATTTTCCAAGGTATATTGAAGATTCGTTCATTTTGATTGCCTTTCTGGCACTTGTAGATGATCATAGTAGTTCATTTGACCTCTAAAATACTTTATATTCCATTTTAAGTATATTTCTAAAGTTGTATTAGAGATTTTCCCATTTGGAGTGCCCCTTTTGTACCTTTAGATTATTGTAGTAGTTCATATGACTCTAAAATTACTATATAATCGCTTTTACatggattttcaaaaataaatttgttttcactTGAATTTTCAAAGGTATATTGAAGATTCGTTTATTTTGAGTGCCCTTTTGGCACTTGTAGATGATCATAGTAGTTCATTTGACCTCTAAAATACTCTATAttccattttaattatatttccaaaGTTGTATTAGAGATTTTCCCATTTGGAGTGCCCCTTTTGTACCTTTAGATTATTGTAGTAGTTCATTTGACCtctaaaaatactatataaTCGCTTTTACatggattttcaaaaataaatttgttttcactTGAATTTTCAAAGGTATATTGAAGATTCGTTTATTTTGAGTGCCCTTTTGGCACTTGTAGATGATCATAGTAGTTCATTTGACCTCTAAAATACTCTATATTCCATTTTAAGTATATTTCCAAAGTTGTATTAGAGATTTTCCCATTTGGAGTGCCCCTTTTGTACCTTTAGATTATTGTAGTAGTTCATATGACtctaaaaatactatataaTCGCTTTTACatggattttcaaaaataaatttgttttcacaCGAATTTTCCAAGGTATATTGAAGATTCGTTCATTTTGATTGCCTTTCTGGCACTTGTAGATGATCATAGTAGTTCATTTGACCTCTAAAATACTCTATAttccattttaattatatttccaaaGTTGTATTAGAGATTTTCCCATTTGGAGTGCCCCTTTTGTACCTTTAGATTATTGTAGTAGTTCATTTGACCtctaaaaatactatataaTCGCTTTTACatggattttcaaaaataaatttgttttcactTGAATTTTCAAAGGTATATTGAAGATTCGTTTATTTTGAGTGCCCTTTTGGCACTTGTAGATGATCATAGTAGTTCATTTGACCTCTAAAATACTCTATAttccattttaattatatttccaaaGTTGTATTAGAGATTTTCCCATTTGGAGTGCCCCTTTTGTACCTTTATACTATTGTAGTAGTTCATTTGACCtctaaaaatactatataaTCGCTTTTACatggattttcaaaaataaatttgttttcactTGAATTTTCAAAGGTATATTGAAGATTCGTTTATTTTGAGTGCCCTTTTGGCACTTGTAGATGATCATAGTAGTTCATTTGACCTCTAAAATACTCTATATTCCATTTTAAGTATATTTCCAAAGTTGTATTAGAGATTTTCCCATTTGGAGTGCCCCTTTTGTACCTTTAGATTATTGTAGTAGTTCATATGACtctaaaaatactatataaTCGCTTTTACatggattttcaaaaataaatttgttttcacaCGAATTTTCCAAGGTATATTGAAGATTCGTTCATTTTGATTGCCTTTCTGGCACTTGTAGATGATCATAGTAGTTCATTTGACCTCTAAAATACTTTATATTCCATTTTAAGTATATTTCTAAAGTTGTATTAGAGATTTTCCCATTTGGAGTGCCCCTTTTGTACCTTTAGATTATTGTAGTAGTTCATATGACtctaaaaatactatataaTCGCTTTTACatggattttcaaaaataaatttgttttcactTGAATTTTCAAAGGTATATTGAAGATTCGTTTATTTTGAGTGCCCTTTTGGCACTTGTAGATGATCATAGTAGTTCATTTGACCTCTAAAATACTCTATATTCCATTTTAAGTATATTTCCAAAGTTGTATTAGAGATTTTCCCATTTGGAGTGCCCCTTTTGTACCTTTAGATTATTGTAGTAGTTCATATGACtctaaaaatactatataaTCGCTTTTACatggattttcaaaaataaatttgttttcactTGAATTTTCAAAGGTATATTGAAGATTCGTTTATTTTGAGTGCCCTTTTGGCACTTGTAGATGATCATAGTAGTTCATTTGACCTCTAAAATACTCTATATTCCATTTTAAGTATATTTCCAAAGTTGTATTAGAGATTTTCCCATTTGGAGTGCCCCTTTTGTACCTTTAGATTATTGTAGTAGTTCATATGACtctaaaaatactatataaTCGCTTTTACatggattttcaaaaataaatttgttttcacaCGAATTTTCCAAGGTATATTGAAGATTCGTTCATTTTGATTGCCTTTCTGGCACTTGTAGGTGATCATAGTAGTTCATTTGACCTCTAAAATACCTTATATACCATTTTAAGTATATTTCCAAAGTTGTATTAGAGATTTTCCCATTTGGAGTGCCCCTTTTGTACCTTTAGATTATTGTAGTAGTTCATATGACtctaaaaatactatataaTCGCTTTTACAcggattttcaaaaataaatttgttttcacaCGAATTTTCCAAGGTATATTGAAGATTCGTTCATTTTGATTGCCTTTCTGGCACTTGTAGGTGATCATAGTAGTTCATTTGACCTCTAAAATACTTTATATTCCATTTTAAGTATATTTCCAAAGTTGTATTAGAGATTTTCCCATTTGGAGTGCCCCTTTTGTACCTTTATATTATTGTAGTAGTTCATTTGACCTCTAAAATACTTTATATTCGTTTTAACCCAGATTTTTGAAgatactttcaaaatttttgttaccaaatttttttaatatccttgTACTGCAATTGACATAAAATATACTGTAAAATGACTTtaaaaataccataaaataAACATGGTTTCAAATTATTCCTTTGACTTTAGAaagactataaaaaaattttttttccgcTGCATTTTGTTGACATAATAATTCTTTGAGTTCAAAAATACTATagaataatgatttatttaatgtatttttgcCCTCAAATGACTTtaaaaataccataaaatatttttttctcatatttatatgtttttaggTGCTGGAAATTCACAGTAACCGGTGCAAACAATAATTCAGAGATAAAACTATGGTCGTGTGAGACTTGGACTTGCCTTCAGACAATCCACTTCAAATCGGACCCCAACAGCTTAATATCCGGTCTCTACCTCAATATATCCCTCGATTACACCGGCCAGTACCTCGTCGTATCAGATATAAACAACAGGGTGATGTACGTCTTACAACTAGACAGAAACGACGAAAAAAAAGTCGTGCACGTCACAACGCTAGCAGAATTTCTACTTCCGGCTCCGTTCCTCAGTTTCCACATACTGGAAGCAGCCAGTCGTAACGTTCCTTTCTCTTACGACAACACCAACGACGATTTATACGACGAAAGGGACGATTTCGACGAAGACGTCGAAAGGAAAAGTGTCTGCttgaaaatattagttataCAACCGAAAAAATTCCAGGAATGTAATATATCCTTTTACCCGGAGACCATGTACCACAACACTTTGAATAATCCTTCGGAAAAAGTGGAGGATAAAGGAAAACTCCCCAAATTAGACGATCTACAAGAATCCGTCTCGCTGTTAATCCAACAAAAGAGCAATTCTAACCTCACTCTAATGACCCCGGATGATTTCACCCCGGGATGTGCCTCCAGACCGAATAGCGTTCGAAACGAAACTTCGAATTCTATGGAGGCTCCTCTGTCCGAAGTGAACGACGTCGTCGTCGAAAATCTGATCGATTTCCAACGACCGCACAAGGATAATTTCGCCAGCGGGGGCTCCAGTCCCAGTAGAGAAGTACAAGAAATATTATCGTTGAACAATTCCAACTACGACAGTCAAGAATTCTTCGAAAACCTACCCAAAATGCAGGAAAcggaaaaagaaacaaaacaagatTATTCCAAACAGAATAATATCAATTATCAAGAGAAATTGAACAACGATATTGTATGGCCAACTATACCGATGGTCGAAGAAACCGAAGTCATCAAAGATGAAGCGTTAAGGAACGAACTAAggttagttttttcttttctttcttaaaTTTATAAGTTTAATTAGTATTTTGGTAGTTTAATATTATTGGGTACCAGAAAATTGATATGTTATCAGATTTATACGAAGataaatgagaagaaaacaaaaataattattatcgaaGTGGAACGAATGAATAACTTTCAATATCTAAGTACAAAAATACCAGAATATGGTAGAAATGTAGATGAagtaaagaaacaaatattgaaaaaccttCCTggtaaataaagaaatagaaacgGGGGTTTTTAAAGGGGTAGTGACTCCCTTTACTCACTTTCGGAACCGAAACAAGGACTCCGAAGTAAAGACAAACAAAATACTGAGTATGGGAATGAGATATGTAAGGTAGATAGAAGAATAGAGAATGTAATACAGAAAATAAACAGGGACAGcagtaaaaatatttagaatcattaaaaatacCTTCCTAGTGCTAAAAGAAATACAAACAGGGGTTTTTAAAGGGGTAGTGACTCCCTTTACCCACTCTTGGAACCGAAACAAGGACTCCGAAGTAAAGACAAACAAAATACTGAGTATGGGAATGAGATATGTAAGGTAGATAGAAGAATAGAGAATGTAATACAGAAAATAAACAGGGACAGcagtaaaaatatttagaatcattaaaaatacCTTCCTAGTGCTAAAAGAAATACAAACAGGGGTTTTTAAAGGGGTAGTGACTCCCTTTACTCACTTTCGGAACCGAAACAAGGACTTCGAAGTAAAAACAAAGAAGATACGAGGTATGAAGATGGAAGATAAAAGGAGAAACAagatttaagtagaaaaaaatgttggtgCTGAATGTATAGATAACAGAACagcaaaaaagaaataaaaagggaGGCAATAATTAgcaataacttttttacaagTAATCATaataaagttttcaaatattttttttaaatctctacataaaaatatcgatttttcatgtttttaagCTTGAAATAATAAATCTTCCCCTCAAAGTTGTTATTTTCTCACGTATAATTGTTTATACTTCATTATTGATACAGTTGCAGTTGTACTCACCTTTACTAGTAATAAAAACTATCTATTACTCATCGAAAAAGCTGCGAATTACTTTTCGCTTCCATTATTTCAGTTTATATCACACTGCCCCTCGTTAATCCACAACAATttcagccctgcagaggaaaagttttcctatatcagggccatgCGTCAAATCTTTATATCTTACATGAAAATGTCCCTGTTATCTCAAAAATGAATCTTTaacttgtaaaaaattaatacacgaacattaattatcattttttttgttctaaatgatcgtttttttgtgtagattaatataaaaaacaaatggaCCTTGTTTAATGCTCTTCAAAAAGGTTATGAATGattatattaagaaaatatcGTTTATGATAACAtgtcgaattaaaaaaaaacataagcaatgattattttttttataaatccctataacatttttgtattgatattttcattgttttatttcattatctccccaattttttatatataatcctCGTTAACCCCTAATTACGTAGATATTCAAATGTTGTATAATTTCCCGCCTATGAATGTTTCATCCACGTCATTCCTCATTAGCTTTGTTGCCAATGTTCAATTGTACAGATTTACTCAAttccatattatttttcttgataataaatttttatagaacaACCCGACAACATCGCAATAAAAATTCCGCGGTGAATTCgcatttcgaggttatgtttttgacacTATCGGATAtctatgttttgtttttgaagtttatttttttctttttgtagttttttcaatattaacaaacatttttttaaattcttttgtGATTTTAACAAAtctaattgttttcaaataatcaaagtAAGTCCGTATCTTCTAAACAATTGTATTTACTTGTTAATCTTATATTTCGTTGTAAATAtgattgttttataataaaaacgaatataaacataaaatgttattaaaaaaagtgtgaaaatatgaaaaaaacaaccaaaagtgtatataaatttaaatagcttgagtaaaacaaaataaaatagttaatcGGCATacttttttttgctattttgtAGACTTTTCTATGTTAACTTTgctattaattaaacaaaaaagaagCAATTTGTGATGGTTTAAAACAATTGAATCTCATtgtacaagaaaaaataaacacacTTTTCCTCTTATTTATAAAACTCAAACACATACTTCCTTTTTTTCTATTCCAGACATTTTTATGTTTACATTTTGAACAGTTTTATCCCTGATTATTTCGTTTTAAACTTATCTTTGTCATAAATTGAGTAAATCCTTTTAGGTTGAGTgtaaacgaagaaaaatcccAGCTACAGCTGTTAGGTTATAGAATAAACgctttagaaaatttaattcgCGAGCAAAACGTACTGATACAAAAATTACACGATGAAAGATTGGATAAAGATGAGTATATCAAAGAAATAGAATTAACTATGTCAAAACAACAATTACAAATAGCGAAAATGTTGGAAACCTCCAATCAACAATCAATCAAAACTCTATCGGAGAAGCTACAACAAATTATAACGCACGAAATTAAAAACGCCGTTTTACCTGTAGTGCAGAATCAAATGGAAACTTACAGGCATCAAATAGAGAGTCAATATACTCAAAAATTGAATCACACTGATATTTTGCTACGTGACAATATATCTAAAGCTTTTAACAGCAAGGTAAAACCATGTAATATTCATCCGTATTCTAATTTAATTGTGATTTTTACTGTTTTAGACTTTAGCGGATACTCTGAGTGTATCTGTGGTAAATATCGTAGCTCCTAGTTTAGAAAAATGTTATCGTGACATAATTTCTTCGTCTTTAATACCTTCATGGGAACGTGTGTGCGGACAGATGTTCCAACAAATCAACGAGACGTTCACACGTGGCACTAAAGAAtgtaaatgaagaaaatcactttttattttgGATCGGAAATGTTGtttataatgttttgtttttagataCCGCATCCGTGGAAAGTTATATGGATAAACAGAGGAGAGTacaggaaaaaggaaaagatcTCATCGTTCAAATGCAAACCGTTTCTGATACCATGAAAACTAATGCCGATAAATTAACCAGTACTCTTACTTCGGAACTACACAAACAATTTAATATCGTTTTTAAAAGGTATGTTAAAAGTCCAATTCTTTTCTTGTTACTTATACAGGATTATTGGACACACAATTAATCATCTTCTAGAAAGTGAACAAAAACTGTTTCGGACAGTGgaattgcgagtgttggtgtaatggtagtTAATAGTGTAATAGTGTGAATATCGTTCAACAGTGACAAACCGATGGGTCAAAAGCCTCAATAAAGATCCTGTGCTAGCCCAAAATGCATTTGTCTGGTATACAAATAGTTCAAAGGTACCGCTAGGAGCTGGATTGTAATCCTAATGTGGCTACTTGGTTATCAGGGTGTACCGACAATGAATAAGCAGACAGCCGTGCTAAAAAAGGGGCAACTACTCCATATTTTGAGCCAGAGCGCTACTGTGCCATCAACAACAGATGCGTAACCATATGAGCTAAAAGAGGAACTTCTTGAGTCAAAACAACCTACAATCACGAATGGTTCAAAGAAATTCCTATTTAATTGTGTAGggttgatattttatttaatctctATAATTCTAGGAGGATTTGAACGAAAATTTGTggattaatttatgaaaaaaatttattttcagta
This genomic interval from Diorhabda sublineata isolate icDioSubl1.1 chromosome 7, icDioSubl1.1, whole genome shotgun sequence contains the following:
- the LOC130446236 gene encoding enhancer of mRNA-decapping protein 4 isoform X2, giving the protein MKGKDGGMVRVTNQETGHRALIKNLKDDIKDISFAFSREEIILGCVDSEGNILVYQIDDKPLAITYTLLLHIYPLEGSRPKTSYRLIWCPFLSIDEEDGADDPEKMFVVLNSTKVDIFNVAMLTEKYGKGSSLDLNDSYEGYIEIKYQTEVVDAAFSSDGTAIAIASADGYVKFFQLYMFDAEKQKCLHEWRPHDGCPLSSIIFIDNVLEYSTECWKFTVTGANNNSEIKLWSCETWTCLQTIHFKSDPNSLISGLYLNISLDYTGQYLVVSDINNRVMYVLQLDRNDEKKVVHVTTLAEFLLPAPFLSFHILEAASRNVPFSYDNTNDDLYDERDDFDEDVERKSVCLKILVIQPKKFQECNISFYPETMYHNTLNNPSEKVEDKGKLPKLDDLQESVSLLIQQKSNSNLTLMTPDDFTPGCASRPNSVRNETSNSMEAPLSEVNDVVVENLIDFQRPHKDNFASGGSSPSREVQEILSLNNSNYDSQEFFENLPKMQETEKETKQDYSKQNNINYQEKLNNDIVWPTIPMVEETEVIKDEALRNELRLSVNEEKSQLQLLGYRINALENLIREQNVLIQKLHDERLDKDEYIKEIELTMSKQQLQIAKMLETSNQQSIKTLSEKLQQIITHEIKNAVLPVVQNQMETYRHQIESQYTQKLNHTDILLRDNISKAFNSKTLADTLSVSVVNIVAPSLEKCYRDIISSSLIPSWERVCGQMFQQINETFTRGTKEYTASVESYMDKQRRVQEKGKDLIVQMQTVSDTMKTNADKLTSTLTSELHKQFNIVFKSMNDKLVNNIRDVISDQVKEGFKNHATVFEDSVMNAVRSRAVTPSPHVDTHAITMNQIQHLLLRNNYDDAFQLALSAENLSYVIYVCERVDIQTLFGDECLLQQSCLLALIQQLSMELNKNTDLKLSYIRAGFLCVLPDCPTTKNFIPKVLKDLLKQLNNFCQSNPPMKQLKEAKLIKMAVESMLVK
- the LOC130446236 gene encoding enhancer of mRNA-decapping protein 4 isoform X1 translates to MTSPRIGPMPNLVQNIKYTGSDTEFCTDIKGENVVIHCSEGVHSHGSSKVKLIDRIDYNWEFRYYHGHLVAAHINGKVIAYGMKGKDGGMVRVTNQETGHRALIKNLKDDIKDISFAFSREEIILGCVDSEGNILVYQIDDKPLAITYTLLLHIYPLEGSRPKTSYRLIWCPFLSIDEEDGADDPEKMFVVLNSTKVDIFNVAMLTEKYGKGSSLDLNDSYEGYIEIKYQTEVVDAAFSSDGTAIAIASADGYVKFFQLYMFDAEKQKCLHEWRPHDGCPLSSIIFIDNVLEYSTECWKFTVTGANNNSEIKLWSCETWTCLQTIHFKSDPNSLISGLYLNISLDYTGQYLVVSDINNRVMYVLQLDRNDEKKVVHVTTLAEFLLPAPFLSFHILEAASRNVPFSYDNTNDDLYDERDDFDEDVERKSVCLKILVIQPKKFQECNISFYPETMYHNTLNNPSEKVEDKGKLPKLDDLQESVSLLIQQKSNSNLTLMTPDDFTPGCASRPNSVRNETSNSMEAPLSEVNDVVVENLIDFQRPHKDNFASGGSSPSREVQEILSLNNSNYDSQEFFENLPKMQETEKETKQDYSKQNNINYQEKLNNDIVWPTIPMVEETEVIKDEALRNELRLSVNEEKSQLQLLGYRINALENLIREQNVLIQKLHDERLDKDEYIKEIELTMSKQQLQIAKMLETSNQQSIKTLSEKLQQIITHEIKNAVLPVVQNQMETYRHQIESQYTQKLNHTDILLRDNISKAFNSKTLADTLSVSVVNIVAPSLEKCYRDIISSSLIPSWERVCGQMFQQINETFTRGTKEYTASVESYMDKQRRVQEKGKDLIVQMQTVSDTMKTNADKLTSTLTSELHKQFNIVFKSMNDKLVNNIRDVISDQVKEGFKNHATVFEDSVMNAVRSRAVTPSPHVDTHAITMNQIQHLLLRNNYDDAFQLALSAENLSYVIYVCERVDIQTLFGDECLLQQSCLLALIQQLSMELNKNTDLKLSYIRAGFLCVLPDCPTTKNFIPKVLKDLLKQLNNFCQSNPPMKQLKEAKLIKMAVESMLVK